The nucleotide sequence GATGGGGAGaaaggggagacagagagaatggCTCACGATTACTAGGGGGTCCCTGTGCCCTACTTTAGAGACGGCAGTCCTACATCTGCATGACTAGAAAATGCTGTTTGCTGGAGTTCTCTATTTGAAGATCTGCCTGGTTCAAGTGcaatttaaagataaagaagAACCCCAAGAAAAGAGAGTCGGGGGCCTTGAATCACCAGCTGACACTTAACACCTGGACAGCAGGCTGAGCAGGTCACTTAATTACAATCTTACCCACCAccatattatgttgttgttgtttagtcgtttagttgtgtccgactcttcgtgaccccatggaccagagcacgccaggcactcctgtcttccactgcctcccccaccatattatatttctttttaaaatatagtaatttttttttaaaggccaggTGAGAATAGTACAGATAAGCATTGGTGCTTTTGTGTGATGTGTCCAATTATGTTTTTTCTTAGTTTGCAAGGAGTAAACACTTCGCATGTAGCTGCAGCTATTCCTGACCCTGATGAGTATACCTGCATATACACACGTGTCTCATTCTGACATTACATTTTTAGTTGTATGCTAAAAAGAAAAATTCACCGTATACCTAAAAATGTCATGTGAATATGCCATTAGCATGAAAACATAAGCAAAAATTCAAGGTTCACAGTTTCCTTTATTCATTTGGCAACAATGGGTTGACCTTACATAGGGTGTTGCATGACACAGCCAGTCAAAGCAGTGGCTGCTGGAGAGGGTAATGGGAATGGCTCATAGCTGGAGGGAGATTTGATTTTTCTgtcctattctctctctctctagacaAATGCCACAGGTATTATCTATCTCTACACCGATCGGGAGCCTTCAGAAACTAAATGTTTTTATGCTTGCACATGGCTCACCAAATGGTAACattctttccaaaatattttatataattcaTTAATACATAGAACAATATTCAAAGTCAATATACACAAAAAACCCtgaagttttttctttcttaaagctTACCAATTTTCTATCAGTGAGCATCTCAGCAAACTACTAGGTCCCAAATGtgctgtacatttaaaacagtatcagtGAATTTAGAAATAATATATTGGTGGTAGTTTTCTCCACAAATCAATTTATTCTGTGCTCATGCTAAATCTCTTCTTTCCCTTCTCATTCTCAGGCGTGACTTCAGAGTATTAAGGTGTTCCTTCCCTTTTTTGAGTCTTATGTTTTGGAAACCTTGCAAGGTTGATAAAGTGGTAAGAAGATTAGAATTTCCTTAGTTTCTTCACAAAGCTGAGGATGTCAAGCGTCCTAAAGACACAAACACAAAAGCCGTTCTTGGGAAAGAAATGTCTTCCTTTAAAGCTGGACTTCTGTTGCGGATATTGAATTTGTTCAGTATTTGCAGATTCATTCAGTTAATGTCTCTGagctcctttaggaggaagggtAGAACATTAATTGAATGAATCTGTAAGAAATCAATCAAACCAATAAATATAATGGGATTCCTTCACTGTCTGAGTTACCCAAAACATTCCCCTGCACCTAGCAGAAGAACATTGTCTTTATGTTGCAGTTGTAAAATCACCCATGCTAGGGAGTAGGGCTCCCTAATGTGGTGGGGAGTATGTCTCTACACGCTTggtaggggtgaggaacctctttCTGACAGaaagccacattctcttctgcacAGCTTTGTGGAGgccagggtcagaggcaaaagtcaACAGAGCAATCAATGTGAATTCTACCATTGTGCAGTAGCCTAGTTTCTTCACAATCTCACATctttctctatcctccatccaagcaagcaagaagcattatcagaattcaaggacacattccagtcaggtgaaaacattccaaGTGGGGAGGAAAGCACAGCTGGTGAGcggtgtggttttttgggggggtgtcctgAAGATAATCCCAAGGGCTAGCTAGAAAGAGCTGATTTATCTAATGCAGGAGTGAGAACCTGCTCTATGTAACAAAGCAGGCTGGGGTCACATCCATTGGACATACATAGtattaagttgtgggtggacatagcaaTTGACACAGAGAGTTCTCCAGgtggttctttatagtaagctggaacGGAACCGaacagctcagctggcctgctttAATTAGCaaccggctgtcaacattgtaacaacaacagcccagggtttcccacctaaattaactgacgtggacctgagtaaaaactatatacacaatacacctggtggccagggtgagaacttcaatacataacacacaGGGTGGTTTAAGGTCACCTGGAAATAAGGAAGGGCTATGTTATCTGTGGCCATCCTCCACCACTGTTCCCTCTTCCCTATCCTTGGAAGACACAAACCAGGAACCTCAGCTCACTCTTCTTCAAATTCACACTAATGAAGACTCTATAATTTCTTAATATTACATGTTCGCTTCTCAGCACCTTCTTCTGTCTTATCTCTTTGCAGGGAACAGGTGTTTATAAAGCAGAGTTGTCAAAGCCATTATTGGGATGGAAGGGTTTCTTTATTGAGGTAAATATAATCTCTAGTCGAGTATTTGACTCATTCTTGCAGAGCTTTTTCCTTAGCTTAAagcagtgtaaaggtaaaggtaaagggacccctgaccattaggtccagtcgtggccgactctggggttgcggtgctcatctcgctttactggccgagggagccggcgtacagcttccgggtcatgtggccagcatgactaagccgcttctggcgaaccagagcagcacacggaaacgccatttaccttcctgctggagcggtacctatttatctacttgcactttgacgtactttcgaactgctaggttggcaggagcaggcaccgagcaacgggagctcaccccattgcggggattcaaaccaccgaccttctgatcggcacagtgccacccgcgtcccaatagcaGTGTAGGGGGAGGCAATTTCCATTGGAATAGTGGAAGCGGGAGGGGACTGCTCAGCTGACTGGGAAACAAGTGAGAATGGTGAAAAGTGAAATGGCAAGCAGAAACAAATAATCTTTATCTGGACTCCCTTGCTCTCTTCCTGCTGCTCTGCTGATCAGTGGGAGGGTTTTTTGTGCGCCATATAAGATTAGACAGCCGATAGAACAGTTGGAAATTACACACAGATTACACACTGAACAAGAGATGCATGTTTTTGGAGAGTAGACATACAGATGGGAGAATATGCATATTGGCCAGAGAATGTACAACATTCAAGTATGACATGCAAATTCTCCAAAGCCTGTTGAGAAGCATAATGGCTAACACTGCACAGAATTCAGACGCTATAGGCAGGTTTCCCAAGCTTTATTAGAGAATATGCATCTTGACTGAGAAATGTGCACAATTTCTTCTTCATAGAAACATGGGCTGCACATTTTCCATGAAGGCTGCTGATTGTGCACAATGTTGGGTTTTACTTACATTAACTGTTTTATGTACATTCCCTTTAATATACATATATTAATTGAAACTAAGTTCTCCAAGACTGTTGTGCAACTGTATAAATAGGCATGAAGTATTCTGCGATTCGACACTGCTTCTAAAATGTGCAGTAAGATGCATccattatttctttgacatctctgTGCTATAAACTCCTAATCCTGCTCCATTCAGCTCTCTTCAAAGGAACATATTGAGTAGAACTCCAATTTCTTTTCCAGGTAACTTTCAAAGGACCTGAGAACGATAAGCATGTTTTCACCTCAGAGGTTCAAATCATCCCAGACACTTTTCCATGTGCAGACTGCAAGGGAGAAGGATGCTATGGGAAGCTGGTGTGAAACCCTGCAGAGAAAATGTGGCTCCTGTTGCTGAGGGAAGACATAAGAGGGATGAGGGAAGACATGAGAGGCATTTGGAAAACCATGCGGAGAAGCGGGTGGACAGAGAAGAAACCTCATGCAAAGAAAGCAGACAGGTCCCACTTAAACTAAAATGAAATAGGTGCAGGGGTGTCACTCAGGATCAGGAGACCTAACCAAGGAGCAGATGCTGTGGCAATGGGGAATGTGTAGGGTGGATGTATGAAGAATATCAGACATGAGAGGAAGGGTCTGGTTATATAGAACAAGTAAATATGACACAGGAAAGTGTGCCTTTTTTATTCCCAGTGCCCTGGATCATAATAAAGAATATAGCTATGTTTTATAAGTCTTCAATGAAACACTTTACTAGTTTTTGATCGTTTTAtgcagacagtacagtggtacctcgggttacatacacttcaggttacagacaccgctaacccaaaaatagtgcttcaggttaagaactttgcttcaggatgagaacagaaatcgtgctccggcggcacggcggcagcaggaggccccattagctaaagtggtgcttcaggttaagaacagtttcaggttaagaacagacctccagaacgaattaaggactaaacccgaggtaccactgtacaatttctTATCTTACTTTCAAGACAGTTTAACCTCATAATGGGATTAACATTCTCTAATATAAGTAATTAATTACAACTGTCATGTAAAGTGATTAAGTTCAAATTCTGCACAAGGCACAGGCCAACTTAGTTGCTTTCTTGGCTATCTGTTACCTTTAGGTTCCTCTCTCCAAAATGGGgtgtaataataaaatgaatatgCCATTGTACCATCTGCAGAGGTTTTCATTGCCTAACCCTGTCTTGATATTTTTCTCTATTACCAAATATACCTTGTTTCCAGCATTCATGCATTGGGTGACATGTCCTTGTGTTTTGAAGGTATATGTCTATTACAAGGGAGAAATTCATGTAATTGCCCTGCTTCAATATGAGATTCCCAAATGGGTGAAAGTTACTTTGTGTTCCAGGAACCCAGGAGAACATTGGCAAAAGCAAACACTTTGCTTTTCTTGTGCATAAGTACCGGTAATTGCTAGCCCAAACAATCAGGATTAACATTTGCCATCCAGGTCACCATCCCACAACATGCACTCTCCCACTGATTGCCCAAGCAATGGGTTGGACCAGAATTAACACCCTTTCTGTCCAAGacctctttccccttcctcagcTGGTTAACTCTTCCTTCCCCTCCAATCCCAGTGTTGACTAACATCTAGCTTTTTCCTAAGGTTAATTGCTGAGGGGGTGGGGATTTTCATCAGGATTTGGGAAGGAAATGTTTAGGTCTCCTCTCCCTACAGTCACCTCTGTGTTGCTCGGCTGACTGGCTGAGAGTTGGGGATAGGAAGACGGACTACAGAAAACAAGTTAATCTTGATCTGGAACCACATCCCTTCTTTCCACATCAGGTTGTGGCCCAGGTGATATTAAACAAGCAGACCAGGGGTGCAAATTGCACTAGACTTAGGAAACAAGGTTATGTTTTTGGAGGCTAGGCATACTGACTGGAAATGTCAGTTGAGATGTACATGcccaaaggcctgttggagaTTCCGTATATTGACCAGGAATGTGCATGGTCAgtttatgtgcacattctccatgatGCCTAGTGAATGTACACAATGATTAGTTATTAAACACATTAGATGCTCATCTTACACCCCCCAATATATGCAATATATTGCAATAATATAATATACAATAAATCTGTAAAAGAGTTGAATTGTGTCAGGAACAGGCTGGCTGAAGAGGAGTGCTGGGAGACTCCATCCAAGGAACCCCCTGGGGAGGCAgcggaggaggaaggctcagagccaggataAGAGTGGTGAGACTTGGAAAACTGgtcagaggaggggggagaatgggggggggggggagagagcaacaGGCTTGAGTGCAAGAGAAGAGCCAGAGTCAGCAAGCTCTTAAAGGGCAGGACAGGGGGCAGAGGGAAACACTTTAGGCCCCAGATctgaaagagaggaggaggagggaacagaAGCTGAAACAGCTTCGCAGGAGCTGCTCAGTCCCGCTATATTAAGCTCCCCTGCCACTTTGACTCCAAGGTCATGAAGGACTTTGCATGTAGCTGAACGAAAAGCTCAGAAAGCACAATGGGGGGGGCTCCTTCCTGCTGGAGTTTACGCCTGCTTGGAAGACAtccggagggggagggggagggttagCGAAAAGCAGGAGGGGCCAAGAGCCAATCTTGGCAACCAAGCTTGCATGCTCTCTGCTTGTATGCTATTTTATTGAATAAAAAGCTGACTTTACTTTGAATTGATGACCCAGCCCTGCCAGATTGGCCCACAAATACTAGAttaagtgtcctttcatattctTCAAAGCAGCCTTGTTGATGTTGTGTTGGCTGTAGTCTGATAGAACTTATGTTTTATACATTTGCTGGAAGTAGAATTGCTATGGAAGTAGATCCCTGAAACTCTTCGCTGCCTCTGCTATCCTCATGTGAGGGAAGTGGTGCAGCTGGGACTGGACCTCAGGGTTCAAGTCCAGGATCCCACCACAGCCCGGCCTCCCTTCTAATGAGCACCCAGAGAGTAGCAGATGATGGAGGCAGCAGGAAATAAGGTCCAGCAAAAAAACCTAGGCCAGCATGGGCATGTTGGTTCCCACTAAGGCTGACACTGTTTGTGTTATGGTTGTCATATGGAACATCCACTAGATTTAATATAATTataaataagttaactgtttcctTAAAGAATTTCATCTCCTGACACATCTTTGGTTTGACCAACTTTGTTCTGCAAAATAAATCCTTATCTGTTCAACTTCCCTGAGACTCCAGGTGTCAAAGATTTTCCTCACACAAAAACAATAAGATAAACTCTTGGTGGTTAAAAGAGAGGGGTTTGCTGCAATTGGAGGTAGCATAGTGATATGAAATAAAACCCACAAGTAAAATAAAGCACTACCATAAAGTTTTATATTTTCTGAGGGAAAGATTCCTGTCAGGAAATGGCACTCCCATCTAGAACTCCTCAAGTGAGAGGAGACAGCCAGGGAGAAGCTCAGACTGAGGGGGCAACTTTTGAGGGCAGTTCTAGTCAGGAGGTGAAATGGATGAAAATAAAACTTGAAATGGCAAAAAtagaagcagagaaagaaaaaggcaggCTTCAAGCAGAACAAGCCAGGCTTCAAGTAGCACAACAGATTCAGTTGGCCAAAATACAAGTGGAAAAAGAAATGTCAGACAGGGAAGCTAAATGTCAAGCAGAACAGGCCAAAATAGAAGTAGTACAACAGATTCACTAATGAAGATACACACAGGAAGGTGATGGATGGAAGATGTAGggccctgtgtgagaggcagggtaGAGAGGATCTCCCAGTGTGGGAGGctgggggaagaaagggaagagtTCACTCTTCTGTGTGTGGGGAAAAGGTTAAGATATAATTATAATAGAGGAcattgtgtttctttttctttttctttcttcttccttttctttctttctttctttctttctttctttctttctttctttctttctttctttctctctctctctctctctctctctctctctctctctctctttctctctctctcgcctatTCTTACTTTATTAAATTAGCTTGGCTCTtcttgtattttatgttgaaaacaCTCAAGAAAATATATGTGAAAAAAGAGAAATGGGACAATCCCATTTaagggacaggtggcaaccctacctgCTCCTGTCCCTCATTCTGGTGGATTTGACATTTCTTCAGGAGCTAAGGCCATGGTTACATAGTGGATGTTACAGGTTTCTAAACAAGGTAGTAAATGCACAGCTTATTTTCACTTCAGTTGCTTATTTTCAGTTATTACTCTTCAATTAGATGTTATAGGTTTCTCGACAACATGGTAAATGCTCTGCTTATTGTGAGTTATTTCACTTCAATCCCTCAACTTTTTATCATGGTGTTACAGTACattggttcttaaacaaggtgtTACTTTCTGTCAGTTTCCCAGTCTTCTATAAATCACTCTCCTGAGGTACTTCTAGAAGTGCAACAGATCCAGGGGATCACCACACCCTTCCTAACTGGTTTTGGATTCTTCTTTTTCAGGATGATCACTCCCCTCCTGACTGAAGTGCCACCCAAGTAGAGTGTTTCTTCACAGCTCTTCTTCTTGCTCAAACTCAGCCTCCCAGTTTTCTCTTGTCTGAATACTCTCACAAGACACCAAACACTGTTTTTTCAGtctaagctcagagactcctttctctagctgtagatattttcctcagagtggatgttacACACACAGGTCAGGAGCTATACTCCTCTCCTACTTAATGTCAGAACCAACTTTCTCCTCAGCTCTCAGAACACTCCAATTCTTCGactgcttttctttttccctcccaaagccTCCCAGAGTGAGGCTACCTGCTCTTCCAGTATTACCTAGACAGTGGGAAACCGCtttaacttctgtaataatagtGTCCATAGATTTTAAATTACAACTTATGCAACAGAATTATACAACAGAAAAATATTATTTAGAATTTATTGGACTCCATTAGACTTGTATATAAAAAAGGACTGTCTAATGTAGCTCTATGTTTGAGATGTAATAAGGATAATGCCTCGTTGAAATGTATGTTATTGCAGTGGCCTATACTCACTAGGTTTGGGGAGAAAGTGCTGGACTGCATAATATGAGTGTGCAGAAAAAGTTAATATTCTCAATGgaaaattttcttttgaattatATCTATTGTATGCAAGCTGACAGCTGGACAACAAAGATGGATTCTATGTGCCTTAACTGTGGCCAAGAGACTGGTACTAATGAATGAAAAGAAGAAAGCTATGGTCCCCTTAATCAATGGATTGATGACATGACAACACTTGCGATGGCTTATAGATGCAGACTTCGTTTGCATAAATATATTGACTTTTGGAATGAGTATATAGAATAAAGTAGGTTATTAATATATCTATTAGGACAATAATAATACTCATATAGCTGTATGATAATGTATGGTACTGTAACTGCTTATATTTAGTGTATTATATTATacattttgcctttttttcacTGCCAATACTATATAGATAAACGAGCTAGGTTCATCTTGCCTATACTACATAAATTTCCAGGTCGTACAGAACAACTTTATACCTCCCTGCTACTTCAAGATGAAAACCCAGATGTGACATACTCAGTTGCTAGATTTTGTGCTGCCTGATGGATATTCATCGAAGGATGGTTTGCTCCTCAAACTAGGTCCAAAATGCAAGACCTGTGTTCTTTCACTCTTCCTCCCTTATAGTTGCTTTTAATTGTTGGCCTTGTTTTTATCTTTTATGTGTGATATAATCACCTTTTAACTACTAGTTTTTATCCCTTACCTGTTTTAAGTCCTATGTGTTCAGTTTAtgcatatgttttatcttatgctggtctgtgactgaaataatGTTTGATACTGATATTATATCTTTTTtcttataatatttttatattttatatttttagttgtacttctttcctctttcctctttatTTTCTATAACTGaaattttattaataaaatattaataacagAAAAAtgatgttttggtttgcatattgttttagaaagtgcagattaggtagatttgcccataaatgtgaactgaaccaaatttctcccatcCCTAATAAAAATAGAACTGATTGGACAGGATGAATCCTGCAGTTCAACAACAGCCAAAGTTGCTGACTGTGCAATATTGAGGAATGTGGGGATGTTTTGCCTCATCTAATATATGGATATGTGAAGCAAAAACAACCTCAGGGGTATTTCACTGCAGTTTCCTCCTCTCCCACTGTTACATTATAATCTGAGGAATGTCATGCAACACAGAAACTTCTATACTAATCCGAACCTTGGCATACTTCCCAACTCTGTTATGCAAGAGGAACCTACTCCTGAAAGGAAACTTTTTGGCTGCAAGACAGGGAAGAATATCTGCCCTAAATATTCCTGTGCAGAGTCATGCTGAGTTTGACTACATGATTCAGAGCCCTGTTTGTCAAATGATCCTTTCAAAATTCTGGGAAAGCTTAATGTGACATTCATGGAGGGAACTATACTAAAGCAAAGTTATGCCTGCACTGCCAAGGCTTTTTTCTATGCACAATTCATTGTTGTCGTTTTTCAGAATTTCTGTAACAAACATAAacagcaaaagggaaaaaaagggggggaaagcatcaCATCATTTCATAATACCATTAAGAAGATTATACACAAGCAATCAGAGTGAAGCGGAATAAAAAACAAGTGAAGAAAGTAGAAAAGGGTCTTTTTCCAGGAAAAAACCTCATTTTCATTATAAGagttgtcatagcgatccatagttaaatgtgtcctctttatttgctcttcaaaatatggcaaccctagagagGGGATAGACTCTGGCAGAGCCCACATAGTGAAGAGATCACACAATGGTCCTGGATGTAAGTTTCAGACCTCACGGCATatttgtgtgtgcgcatgcatgcaCTCCTGAAGAAAGAAGATATTTCATATGAAGCAAGGGAAGAGAGATATTCTGTTTAATTTGGGGCAGGTATGGCATCACCATCTGTACCTTCAATGTTACCCCACAGAAGTGGCTGGATGGTGAGAGCAGTAGTTTGAAAATGGAGACGGAGAGGGGAGCTAAGGGAAgtctttggtggggtggggggaggggtgggggaagagggggaaataatgtaattgattatttggattgataatttttttgttgaaattgtctaataaaaatatattaaagaaaagaaaagaaaagaaaatggagacGGAGGGAGCCCCAATCCCATATGCATATAACAACAATGAGTGAGGAGGCTGTTGAAGGGGTTGACTCACTCTGTGGAAATATAGGGAGCATTATGTATATGGGTCTCCGTGTGGTTGGCTGTGACATGGATCAAAGGCAACTGCTGTTTCCTAGTCTCTGGAACCAGAAACTATGGCTCCCAGTtactctaaggttaccagattttttttcccaatgaatccagggacacttttcaacttcaatggattttgtatggggactgatttgtaaatccggggacttttCCCAGGAAACGGGGAGGTCTGGTAACATTAAATTATTCTGCATTCACTTTTCCAGTTTCCAGTGCTTTTAAGCACATAATTTATCCACAATGCATATCCACTTTTATCAAATACTACTGTTCAATGCATTGTCTTTCAAACCAGCTTCACATCGAATGGAGTCTTTAAGCTACTCCTACTTTATCTCTCACCAAGGTGTGAACACCTTTGCATAGGATAAAAGTATCTCCACCCTGTGAACGCCCCCTGGTgccaacaaaaacagaaaccaatcTGACCCTAATGTACCTGTTCTGATGTAAACTGCTAGGGTGGGAAAGAGctgtgaaacaaacaaaaaacctcattGTGCTCTAAGGCGGTAATGGGAGCACACCCTACATTAGAGACAGTCAATTACAGTACTAGATCCTTATCAATGACAATAAGGTACAGCCATCCTCTgctcttaaaaatatatacagtgttgAAACCAAGGGCCAGAACGTCTTGTCTTTTCTCAGCTATATATGGAAAGTGGACAAAGATAACACAACGGCTGAAAAAAGTTGACCTCTTGAATGTCATCTCAGATTATGCATAACCTGATTTTGCTGAGGGACAACACTCTTTCTTGCTATTCTAAAAACCACAGTACTTCCAGTTCTGATAATCTAAAATAGTTACCCAATATTCTAACAAAAGCTGCAAATTATATCATTTTCACATAGTTCATGTTTCATGTCTAGGTATACCTTGGGCATAAGCAAATTTGTTCCTTGCtcttatatatatatctcaaggtGCTGTTTCCTTCTCTGAAGCTGTCACTTCTTTGTACTGATCTTACACTTCTTTTAAGCATGAGATGTCAGCTTCTAATGTCAGCTCACTACTTTTCCACAGGCAAGACAAGTACCCTTTAGCTTATATGCTTGGCTATGCAGCTTTGGACATCTTCCTAGGCAGCATTTTGGCCCTTCTCAGCAAACTTTGGGATGTACTTCTTTTTCTCCAGCAACCCTAAACACATTGTTTGGCTAAACTAATTTGTAATACATACTTTTACAAGCAATTTAAAGCAGCTAATCAATCAATTCACTACTGAAaaggttaaaataaatgaatcctcCTGAACAATCCAATCAGAATAATTTCATAGGTGCATTAACTTTATCTGAGATTCTGACCCCTACATTAAATTTTGTGAGCTGCAGCTGCCAAGTAAATCCTCGCACAATTCAATGCAAAAGGAAGAAAGGATGTTTAGTGTAGGTTGTGTGTATACAATTTCAGGGTCACAAACAAGGTATCTATGTCCATTCTATGCTACAGTAAGGAATTTCAGACAACCCTTTCCCATATAACTTGTGTAAATGATGTCTCAGGGGGCCTGCTCCATTCATGCATTCAGATCCAATCAGAAGAATTGAACTATATAAACATTTCTGTGCCctgtagagtacagggtcagatttaaggtgctgcttttgacctttaaagcccttcacggcctaggaccctcgtatctacgggaccgcctctctcggtatgccccacagagagcctcaaggtccataaatagcaacaccctagtggtcccaggccctaaggaagttagattggcttcaaccagagccagggccttttcaactctggctccggcctggtggaacgctctgcctcatgagaccagggccctgcaggatctgatttctttccgcagggcctgtaagacagaattgttccgcctggcctttggcttgtaGCCCTGCTTTCATGTTCTGTATTCCCATGCTGTGGAGATTATAATTGCAAACTTGCTAAACTGTCTGGCAAATCATGTATTCCAGCAGG is from Podarcis muralis chromosome 2, rPodMur119.hap1.1, whole genome shotgun sequence and encodes:
- the LOC144324882 gene encoding autocrine proliferation repressor protein A-like, with product MLSSYNERYQNKTWCSIGATGDEVNLPDDTYYFFDQLAGNKYLRFLPNTNHAATLLPWSRPSVLETCRAFYLSTMQNLSMPQISWKRVETNATGIIYLYTDREPSETKCFYACTWLTKWRDFRVLRCSFPFLSLMFWKPCKVDKVGTGVYKAELSKPLLGWKGFFIEVTFKGPENDKHVFTSEVQIIPDTFPCADCKGEGCYGKLV